A stretch of the Tardiphaga sp. 709 genome encodes the following:
- a CDS encoding efflux RND transporter periplasmic adaptor subunit — MKKRTSIALLVLVGAAAVAAYTTRSSWTGGNTNAQAPQRARIVAVEIAKAERKPVPVDVDSIGTVTPISSVALKSRVETTITSVHFEDGAKVKEGDLLFTLDSRQIDAQIEQAEGTLARDQAQLAGAERDVRRFTDLIGKGATTQVSVDNAKTQSDILAGTIRADQSALDNLKVQKSYTIIRAPFSGRISAANVKVGNFVRPADTAPLATINQMAPVYVSFAIPQRVLGDLREAMAAGSTSVIATIPNSGRSETGKVAMVENTVDSTTGMVTVRGIMSNPNETLWPGILVQTKLIVRTEDGVVVPTVAVQRSQTGNFVFTVKDGVARVQPVEVDRTFQGISVITSGLKGDEDVVVDGQLLLTQGTRVEARARKAGA, encoded by the coding sequence ATGAAGAAACGCACATCGATCGCTCTACTCGTTCTCGTCGGCGCTGCCGCAGTTGCGGCCTACACGACGCGCTCCTCGTGGACCGGTGGCAACACCAATGCACAGGCCCCGCAGCGCGCGCGGATCGTTGCGGTCGAGATTGCCAAGGCGGAACGCAAACCGGTTCCGGTCGATGTCGATTCGATCGGTACAGTAACGCCGATTTCGAGTGTCGCACTCAAGTCGCGGGTGGAAACCACCATCACCTCGGTGCATTTTGAAGACGGCGCCAAGGTCAAGGAAGGTGATCTGCTGTTCACCCTCGATTCGCGGCAGATCGATGCCCAGATCGAGCAGGCCGAAGGCACGCTGGCCCGCGATCAGGCCCAACTGGCCGGTGCGGAACGCGACGTGCGGCGCTTTACCGATCTGATCGGCAAGGGCGCGACCACGCAGGTCAGCGTCGACAATGCCAAGACCCAATCCGACATCCTGGCCGGAACCATCCGGGCCGATCAGTCGGCGCTCGACAATCTCAAGGTCCAGAAGAGCTATACCATCATCCGCGCGCCGTTCTCCGGCCGGATTAGTGCAGCCAATGTGAAGGTCGGCAATTTCGTGCGCCCGGCCGATACGGCGCCGCTCGCCACCATCAATCAGATGGCTCCGGTCTATGTGTCCTTCGCCATTCCGCAGCGTGTGCTTGGCGACCTGCGCGAAGCGATGGCGGCGGGATCGACGTCGGTCATTGCGACCATCCCGAACAGCGGCCGTTCTGAAACCGGCAAGGTGGCGATGGTGGAAAACACAGTGGATTCCACCACCGGCATGGTCACCGTGCGCGGCATCATGAGCAATCCGAACGAAACCCTGTGGCCGGGCATTCTGGTACAGACCAAGCTGATCGTGCGCACTGAGGATGGCGTTGTTGTGCCCACCGTGGCTGTGCAACGCAGCCAGACCGGGAACTTCGTGTTCACGGTGAAGGACGGCGTCGCCCGTGTTCAACCTGTCGAAGTCGATCGCACCTTCCAGGGGATTTCGGTGATCACGTCAGGTTTAAAAGGGGATGAGGACGTCGTCGTCGACGGCCAGCTCCTGCTGACACAAGGCACACGGGTCGAAGCCCGGGCCCGCAAGGCCGGGGCATAA
- a CDS encoding efflux RND transporter permease subunit produces the protein MTLSELCIRRPVMTTLITATIIAFGIFGFRLLPVSALPKVDFPTIAVTATLPGASADTMAASVAGIIERQLSTIAGISSMSSSSSQGTTQIIIQFDLNRNIDAAALDVQTALTIAQRRLPIEMTIPPSFRKVNPGDFPVLFIALSSSTLPLSAVNEFGDITIGQALSQIPGVAQVLIYGTQKFAIRVQADPEAAAARGLSLEDIRTAVSRANSSTPVGTLNGPKQDISLQASGQMSKAADYGQVVVAWRNGSPVKLNEVAKIYDAVENDKVATWLNGERAIVLAIQKQPDANTVAVVDGVRAKLPSLRAQLPPAVEVNMMMDRSISVREAVADVEETLLIAVVLVIFVIFLFLRSASATLIPALAVPISIFGTCAAMYMLDYSINNMTLLALTLSVGFVVDDAIVMLENIVRHIELGMKPFDAALKGAREIGFTIVSITFSLIAVFIPVLLMGGIVGRVFREFAVTIAVAIIVSGFVSLTLTPMLCARVLKAHNPEHKENFILRGFERIFAAWLRGYEWALDRVLAHKGIMLVVTLATLGGTVYLYNIVPKGFFPQEDTGFLTGTTEAATDTSFEAMSARQQALADLLKSDPAVEYINSTVGSGGPNATANYGRLFVALKPRKDRDPAQVVMARLRQKSLAVPGLQAFFQSIQNLNIGGRPSKSQYQYVLQGSDTDTLYRVSPEMRDRIAKVPGLLDVTTDLYIKNPQMTVDIDREKAAVYGVTVDQVRNQLYNAFGSRQVGTIYMPTNDYQIILEAQPQFRIDPSDLSKLYMKTSNNQTIPLSAVARLVPTVGPLQINHQGQQPAVTISFNLVPGYSLGYAVDQITQIEADSKLPVTIATGFSGTAQVFQDSLRGQGVLILAAVFAAFVILGILYESFIHPITIISGLPSAGIGAILTLMLFKMEMSVIAMIGIVMLVGIVKKNAIMMVDFALERRRVGLSAEHAIREAALLRFRPIMMTTFAAIFGTLPIALGAGAGAELRQPLGVAVVGGLCVSQLLTLFITPVIYIYLDRIDRKLKRKLQPQLDEEDHDDRPRVVAAE, from the coding sequence ATGACCCTCTCGGAGCTCTGCATCCGTCGCCCTGTGATGACCACGCTCATCACGGCGACGATCATCGCGTTTGGCATTTTCGGTTTCCGACTGCTGCCGGTGTCTGCGCTTCCGAAAGTGGACTTTCCGACCATCGCGGTGACGGCGACGCTGCCGGGCGCCAGCGCCGACACGATGGCGGCCTCGGTCGCCGGCATCATTGAGCGTCAGCTCTCGACCATCGCTGGCATCTCTTCGATGTCGTCGAGCTCGTCGCAGGGAACGACCCAGATCATCATTCAGTTCGATCTCAACCGCAATATCGATGCGGCAGCGCTGGACGTGCAGACTGCGCTGACGATCGCACAGCGCCGGTTGCCGATCGAAATGACGATCCCGCCGAGTTTCCGCAAGGTGAACCCCGGCGATTTCCCGGTGCTGTTCATTGCGCTGAGTTCATCGACGCTGCCGCTCTCGGCCGTCAATGAATTCGGCGATATCACCATCGGACAGGCGCTGTCGCAGATCCCCGGCGTGGCGCAGGTGCTGATCTATGGCACGCAGAAATTCGCCATTCGCGTGCAGGCCGATCCCGAAGCTGCGGCGGCTCGCGGATTGTCGCTTGAAGATATCCGCACGGCGGTGTCACGCGCGAACTCCTCGACGCCGGTCGGAACTCTGAACGGACCGAAGCAGGACATCTCGCTGCAGGCATCCGGACAGATGTCCAAGGCCGCCGACTATGGCCAGGTCGTTGTTGCCTGGCGCAACGGCTCGCCGGTCAAGCTGAACGAAGTCGCCAAGATCTATGACGCAGTCGAAAACGACAAGGTCGCGACCTGGTTGAATGGCGAGCGCGCCATCGTGCTGGCGATCCAGAAGCAGCCCGACGCCAACACGGTCGCCGTGGTCGACGGCGTCCGCGCCAAGCTGCCGTCGCTGCGCGCGCAATTGCCGCCAGCGGTCGAAGTCAATATGATGATGGACCGCTCGATCTCGGTCCGCGAAGCCGTCGCTGACGTCGAGGAGACATTGCTGATCGCCGTTGTGCTGGTGATCTTCGTGATCTTCCTGTTCCTGCGCTCAGCCTCCGCGACCTTGATTCCCGCGCTGGCGGTGCCGATCTCGATCTTCGGCACATGCGCCGCGATGTATATGCTGGACTACTCCATCAACAACATGACGCTGCTGGCGTTAACCCTTTCCGTGGGCTTCGTGGTCGACGACGCCATCGTCATGCTGGAAAACATCGTCCGCCATATCGAACTCGGCATGAAGCCGTTCGACGCGGCGCTGAAGGGCGCACGCGAAATCGGTTTCACCATCGTCTCGATCACCTTCTCGCTGATCGCGGTGTTCATTCCCGTGCTGCTGATGGGCGGCATTGTCGGCCGCGTGTTCCGCGAATTCGCTGTGACGATTGCGGTGGCGATCATCGTCTCCGGCTTCGTGTCGCTGACGTTGACGCCTATGCTCTGCGCGCGCGTGCTCAAGGCGCACAATCCCGAGCACAAGGAAAATTTCATCCTGCGCGGTTTCGAGCGCATATTTGCGGCTTGGCTGCGCGGCTACGAATGGGCGCTCGATCGCGTGCTCGCACACAAGGGCATCATGCTGGTGGTGACGCTCGCGACCCTTGGCGGCACCGTCTATCTCTACAACATCGTACCAAAGGGCTTCTTCCCGCAGGAGGATACCGGCTTTCTGACCGGTACGACCGAAGCCGCAACCGATACGTCCTTCGAAGCGATGAGTGCGCGGCAGCAGGCGCTGGCCGATCTGCTGAAATCCGATCCTGCCGTCGAATACATCAACAGCACCGTGGGCTCGGGCGGTCCGAATGCGACGGCGAATTACGGTCGTCTGTTCGTCGCGCTGAAACCGCGCAAGGATCGTGATCCAGCACAGGTGGTGATGGCGCGGCTGCGGCAGAAGTCGTTGGCCGTTCCGGGCCTGCAGGCCTTCTTCCAGAGCATCCAGAATCTGAACATCGGCGGCCGGCCGTCGAAGAGCCAGTATCAATACGTGCTTCAGGGCAGCGACACCGACACGCTGTATCGCGTGTCGCCGGAGATGCGCGACCGCATCGCCAAGGTACCCGGTCTGCTCGACGTGACGACCGACCTCTACATCAAGAACCCGCAGATGACGGTCGATATCGACCGCGAAAAGGCGGCGGTCTACGGCGTCACCGTCGATCAGGTTCGTAACCAGCTCTATAATGCGTTCGGCTCGCGCCAGGTCGGCACCATCTATATGCCGACCAACGACTATCAGATCATCCTGGAAGCACAGCCGCAGTTCCGGATCGATCCGAGCGATCTCTCCAAGCTCTATATGAAGACGTCGAACAATCAGACCATTCCGCTGAGTGCGGTCGCGCGTCTGGTGCCGACGGTTGGGCCGCTGCAGATCAACCATCAGGGTCAGCAGCCGGCGGTGACGATCTCGTTCAACCTCGTGCCGGGCTATTCGCTGGGCTATGCGGTGGACCAGATCACGCAAATCGAGGCTGACTCCAAACTGCCGGTGACCATCGCCACCGGCTTCTCCGGCACGGCGCAGGTGTTCCAGGATTCATTGCGCGGGCAGGGCGTATTGATCCTCGCCGCTGTGTTCGCGGCCTTCGTGATCCTCGGCATTCTCTATGAGAGCTTCATCCATCCGATCACGATTATCTCCGGCCTGCCATCGGCGGGTATCGGCGCGATCCTGACGCTGATGCTGTTCAAGATGGAAATGTCTGTGATCGCCATGATCGGCATCGTCATGCTGGTCGGCATCGTCAAGAAGAACGCCATCATGATGGTCGACTTCGCGCTCGAGCGTCGCCGCGTCGGCCTGTCGGCCGAACATGCGATCCGCGAGGCCGCGCTACTGCGTTTCCGCCCGATCATGATGACCACCTTCGCGGCCATCTTCGGCACGCTGCCGATCGCGCTCGGTGCCGGTGCCGGCGCCGAATTGCGTCAGCCACTTGGCGTCGCGGTGGTCGGCGGTCTGTGTGTCTCGCAATTGCTGACGCTGTTCATCACACCGGTCATCTACATCTATCTCGACCGCATCGACCGCAAGCTGAAGCGCAAGCTGCAGCCGCAGCTCGACGAAGAAGACCACGACGATCGTCCGCGCGTCGTAGCAGCGGAATAA
- a CDS encoding amidohydrolase family protein, whose product MPVRTLAAAALLAALVVAPVFADDRIEIFDAHMHYNWEPKPYYQPDEVLEVFKKNRVTGILATSRPNTGTHVLMDDKAKGKAGGLQVVPFIRPYRVRADIGSWFNDPVIFDLVQEEFKRGYYRGVGEFHLTGKAADTEMVKKTVDFAVANNLYLHAHADDEAVEILMRHNPRAQIIWAHTGFSLAPDRVAAMLVKYPKLWGELSYRSGIVDGSGKLTPQWRVLFERYPDRFLLGSDTWVPERWASYGDIMDGYRAWLAQLPPAVAKQIAHGNARALFAEK is encoded by the coding sequence ATGCCGGTGAGAACACTCGCTGCGGCCGCTTTGCTGGCCGCACTCGTTGTTGCGCCTGTCTTCGCAGATGACCGGATCGAAATCTTCGACGCCCATATGCACTACAACTGGGAGCCGAAGCCGTATTACCAGCCCGACGAGGTACTTGAGGTCTTCAAGAAGAACCGCGTCACTGGCATTCTCGCCACCAGCCGCCCGAACACCGGCACTCATGTGCTGATGGACGACAAGGCGAAGGGCAAGGCGGGCGGTCTGCAGGTCGTGCCGTTCATCCGGCCGTATCGCGTGCGTGCCGATATCGGCAGCTGGTTCAATGATCCCGTTATCTTTGATCTCGTGCAGGAGGAATTCAAGCGCGGCTATTATCGCGGCGTCGGCGAATTCCATCTGACCGGCAAGGCGGCCGATACCGAGATGGTCAAGAAGACCGTCGACTTCGCCGTCGCCAACAATCTCTATCTGCACGCCCATGCCGACGACGAAGCGGTCGAGATTCTGATGCGGCATAATCCGCGCGCGCAGATCATCTGGGCGCATACCGGCTTCAGCCTCGCGCCGGATCGTGTCGCGGCGATGCTGGTAAAATATCCGAAGCTCTGGGGTGAGTTATCCTATCGCAGCGGCATCGTGGATGGATCAGGCAAGTTGACGCCGCAGTGGCGCGTGCTGTTTGAACGCTACCCCGATCGCTTCCTGCTGGGCTCTGACACCTGGGTGCCGGAACGCTGGGCGAGCTATGGCGATATCATGGATGGTTACCGCGCCTGGCTGGCGCAACTGCCGCCGGCGGTCGCCAAACAGATCGCACACGGCAATGCGCGGGCGCTGTTCGCCGAGAAATAG
- the erpA gene encoding iron-sulfur cluster insertion protein ErpA: protein MTDTAVTEAPLTVSARAARRIGEILKTEGDGAMLRVSVEGGGCSGFQYKFDVERAKADDDILIERDSAVVLVDPSSAPFLAGSELDFVDDLIGASFRVVNPNATASCGCGTSFSI from the coding sequence ATGACCGACACTGCAGTCACCGAGGCCCCCCTCACCGTCAGCGCGCGTGCTGCGCGCCGGATCGGCGAGATCCTCAAGACCGAAGGCGACGGCGCCATGCTCCGCGTGTCGGTCGAAGGCGGCGGCTGCTCCGGCTTCCAGTACAAGTTCGACGTCGAGCGCGCCAAGGCAGACGACGACATCCTGATCGAACGCGACAGCGCCGTGGTGCTGGTCGACCCTTCGTCAGCACCGTTCCTGGCCGGCTCCGAACTCGACTTCGTCGACGACCTGATCGGCGCATCGTTCCGCGTCGTCAATCCGAACGCGACGGCGTCCTGCGGCTGCGGGACCAGCTTCTCGATCTGA
- a CDS encoding deoxyguanosinetriphosphate triphosphohydrolase, which produces MSVGMAAPRAPYACDPDRSRGRLFSEAPSRTRSAFRRDCDRVIHSTAFRRLKHKTQVFVFHEGDHYRTRLTHTLEVAQIARAVARQLGLDEDLTETLALAHDIGHPPFGHAGERALDACLEAHGGFDHNAQTLRLVTSLEHRYPEFDGLNLTWETLEGIVKHNGPLTDASGAPVGRYATHGVPFGITEYDRTFDLELSSFASMEAQVAAIADDIAYDAHDIDDGLRAGLFTVDDLKAMPLTQGMIAEIDTRYPGLDESRRGAELVRELISYLIGAVVGETEQRLGVVLPKSAEDIRRCGRKLVAFRADAAEAEAGIKAFLWQHMYRHERVMRVMVEAECLVTDLFARYQRAPEDLPPEWLPPQGAEPESEGEQARRIGNFIAGMTDRFAITEHIRLFDSTPELR; this is translated from the coding sequence GTGTCGGTTGGAATGGCTGCTCCCCGCGCGCCCTATGCCTGCGACCCCGATCGCAGCCGCGGACGGCTGTTTTCCGAGGCTCCGAGCCGGACCCGCAGCGCGTTTCGCCGGGATTGCGACCGGGTCATCCATTCGACCGCGTTTCGGCGCCTCAAGCACAAGACCCAGGTCTTTGTGTTCCATGAGGGCGATCATTACCGGACCCGACTCACCCACACGTTGGAAGTGGCGCAGATTGCCCGCGCCGTGGCCCGGCAACTGGGCCTCGACGAAGATCTGACCGAGACGCTGGCGCTGGCCCATGACATCGGCCACCCGCCGTTTGGTCATGCTGGCGAGCGGGCGCTGGACGCTTGTCTCGAGGCCCATGGCGGCTTCGATCACAACGCTCAGACCCTGCGCCTCGTGACGTCGCTGGAGCATCGCTATCCGGAATTCGACGGCCTCAATCTGACCTGGGAGACCCTCGAAGGCATCGTCAAACACAACGGGCCGCTGACCGACGCGTCAGGCGCGCCTGTCGGGCGCTATGCGACCCACGGCGTGCCGTTCGGGATCACCGAATACGACCGGACCTTCGATCTGGAACTGTCGAGCTTCGCGTCAATGGAGGCTCAGGTTGCGGCGATTGCCGATGATATCGCCTATGACGCTCATGACATCGATGACGGGCTGCGCGCAGGGCTGTTCACCGTCGATGACCTCAAGGCGATGCCGCTCACGCAAGGCATGATCGCCGAGATCGACACGCGCTATCCCGGTCTCGACGAGAGCCGCCGCGGCGCCGAACTGGTGCGCGAGCTGATTTCCTATCTGATCGGTGCGGTCGTCGGTGAGACGGAGCAACGACTCGGCGTGGTGCTGCCGAAGTCCGCGGAGGACATTCGCCGCTGCGGGCGCAAGCTCGTCGCGTTTCGTGCCGACGCGGCAGAAGCCGAGGCTGGGATCAAGGCCTTCCTCTGGCAGCACATGTATCGCCATGAGCGTGTCATGCGGGTGATGGTCGAGGCGGAATGTCTGGTTACCGACCTGTTCGCACGCTATCAGCGCGCGCCCGAGGATCTGCCGCCTGAATGGCTGCCCCCTCAGGGCGCCGAGCCGGAATCGGAGGGCGAACAGGCGCGCCGGATCGGCAATTTCATTGCCGGGATGACCGACCGTTTTGCCATCACCGAACATATCCGGCTCTTTGACTCGACCCCCGAATTGCGTTAG
- the argS gene encoding arginine--tRNA ligase, with the protein MATTAPSPHLFANVLARVHAICNALVGERVLPAGIDLSRVVVEPTKDASHGDMASNAAMVLAKEAKAKPRDLADAIAAKLREDDLVTSVDVAGPGFINLTLKSSAWADALRAVLRDGASYGRSAVGAAEKVNVEYVSANPTGPMHVGHCRGAVFGDALASLLDCAGYDVTREYYINDAGAQVDVLARSAHLRYREALGEAIGDIPEGLYPGDYLMPVGQALAAEHGAALNQMPEDKWLPITRAKAISMMMEMIKGDLAALNISHEVFFSERSLIAGSTDMVGATIDFLRAKGDVYEGRLPPPKGKPIDDYEDREQTLFRATAYGDDVDRPLLKSDGGYTYFASDIAYHKTKFDRGFLNMVDVWGADHGGYIKRVQAAIKAVTAGKAELDVKIVQLVKLLRNGEPVKMSKRSGDFVTLREVVDEVGSDAVRFMMLFRKNDAVLDFDLAKVIEQSKDNPVFYVQYGHARGHSIFRNAREMLADLPLETEPRIAYLKDAVMERLDDIAELGLMRQLALYPRMIESAATAHEPHRIAFYLYDLASEFHALWTRGRDMPHLRFIITNDAELTKARLALVQSVVSVLASGLAVLGVTAPDEMR; encoded by the coding sequence ATGGCCACCACCGCTCCGTCCCCGCATCTGTTTGCCAACGTGCTCGCGCGCGTTCATGCGATTTGTAACGCCCTCGTCGGTGAACGCGTGCTGCCGGCCGGCATCGATCTGTCGCGCGTCGTCGTCGAGCCGACCAAGGATGCGTCCCATGGCGACATGGCGAGCAATGCCGCGATGGTGTTGGCGAAGGAGGCGAAAGCCAAGCCGCGAGATCTGGCTGACGCTATCGCTGCGAAGCTGCGCGAAGACGATCTGGTGACGTCAGTGGATGTCGCCGGACCCGGCTTCATCAATCTCACGCTGAAGTCGTCCGCCTGGGCCGATGCGCTACGCGCGGTGTTGCGCGACGGTGCCTCGTATGGCCGGAGCGCTGTCGGCGCCGCGGAGAAGGTCAATGTCGAATACGTGTCGGCCAATCCGACGGGACCGATGCATGTTGGCCATTGCCGCGGCGCCGTGTTTGGCGATGCGCTGGCGAGTCTGCTCGATTGCGCCGGTTATGACGTCACCCGCGAATACTACATCAACGACGCGGGCGCACAGGTCGACGTGCTCGCGCGCTCGGCACATCTGCGCTACCGCGAGGCGCTAGGCGAAGCCATCGGTGACATTCCGGAAGGCCTGTATCCCGGCGACTATTTGATGCCAGTGGGGCAGGCACTCGCGGCTGAGCACGGCGCTGCGCTGAATCAGATGCCCGAGGACAAGTGGCTGCCGATCACGCGCGCCAAAGCCATTTCCATGATGATGGAGATGATCAAGGGCGATCTCGCCGCGCTGAACATCTCCCACGAAGTGTTCTTCTCCGAGCGCTCGCTGATCGCAGGCAGCACCGATATGGTCGGCGCGACCATCGATTTCCTGCGCGCCAAGGGCGACGTCTATGAGGGCCGGTTGCCACCGCCGAAGGGCAAGCCGATCGACGACTACGAAGACCGCGAGCAGACCCTGTTCCGCGCCACGGCCTATGGCGACGATGTCGACCGTCCGCTGCTGAAGTCGGATGGCGGCTACACGTATTTTGCGTCCGATATCGCCTATCACAAGACCAAGTTCGACCGCGGCTTCCTCAACATGGTCGACGTCTGGGGCGCCGATCACGGCGGCTACATCAAGCGTGTGCAGGCGGCGATCAAGGCGGTGACGGCAGGGAAGGCCGAGCTCGACGTCAAGATCGTGCAGCTTGTGAAGCTGCTGCGCAACGGCGAGCCGGTGAAGATGTCGAAGCGCTCCGGCGATTTTGTTACCTTGCGCGAAGTGGTCGACGAGGTCGGCTCCGACGCAGTGCGCTTTATGATGCTGTTCCGCAAGAACGACGCGGTGCTCGATTTTGACCTCGCCAAGGTGATCGAGCAGTCCAAGGACAATCCGGTTTTCTATGTCCAGTACGGGCATGCCCGCGGCCATTCGATCTTCCGCAATGCGCGGGAGATGCTGGCCGACCTGCCTCTGGAAACCGAGCCGCGCATTGCCTATCTGAAAGACGCGGTGATGGAGCGGCTCGACGATATCGCCGAACTGGGCCTGATGCGGCAGTTAGCATTGTACCCACGGATGATAGAATCTGCGGCCACAGCGCACGAGCCGCACCGCATCGCTTTCTATCTGTATGATCTCGCCAGCGAATTTCATGCGCTCTGGACGCGCGGACGCGATATGCCTCATTTACGCTTCATTATCACTAATGATGCAGAACTTACTAAAGCGCGATTGGCACTCGTCCAGAGCGTCGTCTCAGTCCTGGCTTCGGGCCTCGCCGTTCTCGGCGTCACCGCACCGGACGAGATGCGGTAG
- a CDS encoding SPOR domain-containing protein, translated as MANRYQNRPFPADDDYGRDAQSRTKGEGDPLAELARLIGQTDPFASNGRPAPAPRQAEPAYQDEPEYQEEPAQPGPPPWMQRAAAHEPQQQEFENLHPVQRYGAQHQEPQHLQPEADYHQAPAFAAHTDHQAQDYQGQYDQAHVPHDPNRYDDALYGHADGARAQHPHDDQYQDDPYAYQDGYAEQEEAPKRRGGMATVAIVLALAVVGTGAAFGYRTFMGSARTGEPPVIKAEPGPNKIVPPSATAAADGKPIQDRLGGAAPERLVSREEQPVNVQDATKAGPRVVFPPLNQNANPPSTASVSPSNKPMVGNGAMQGGDEPRKIRTFAVKGDQSDAGATPAARQAPARIAAPAAVPAAAPAAAPRATNANASANAPMSLSPQAAPPAAAAPPAPSPRMASTNPTQQAAPVASGGGYVVQVSSQRSEGDAQASFRALQTKFPSVLGSRAPLIKKADLGDKGTYYRAMVGPFSSQDEASQVCGNLKSAGGQCVVQRN; from the coding sequence ATGGCTAATCGATACCAGAACCGACCTTTCCCAGCGGATGACGATTACGGCCGCGACGCTCAATCGCGGACGAAGGGCGAGGGCGATCCGCTCGCCGAGCTCGCGCGGCTGATCGGGCAGACCGACCCGTTCGCGAGCAACGGCCGCCCGGCGCCCGCGCCGCGCCAGGCTGAACCGGCCTATCAGGACGAGCCGGAATATCAGGAAGAACCCGCGCAGCCCGGCCCGCCGCCGTGGATGCAGCGTGCGGCAGCCCATGAGCCGCAGCAGCAGGAATTCGAGAATCTTCATCCGGTGCAGCGTTACGGCGCTCAGCATCAGGAGCCGCAGCATCTGCAGCCGGAGGCCGATTATCATCAGGCGCCGGCATTTGCCGCGCATACGGATCATCAGGCGCAGGATTATCAGGGCCAGTACGACCAGGCTCACGTGCCGCATGATCCCAATCGTTATGACGATGCGCTGTATGGCCACGCCGATGGCGCACGGGCCCAGCATCCGCACGACGATCAGTACCAGGACGATCCTTACGCCTATCAGGACGGCTATGCCGAGCAGGAAGAGGCGCCGAAGCGTCGCGGTGGCATGGCGACCGTCGCCATCGTGCTGGCGCTGGCCGTAGTGGGTACCGGGGCTGCCTTCGGCTATCGGACGTTTATGGGATCCGCGCGCACCGGCGAACCGCCGGTGATCAAGGCCGAGCCCGGTCCGAACAAGATCGTCCCGCCGTCGGCGACAGCCGCGGCCGACGGCAAGCCCATCCAGGATCGTCTTGGCGGCGCAGCCCCCGAGCGGCTGGTGTCGCGCGAAGAGCAGCCCGTCAACGTGCAGGACGCCACCAAGGCTGGTCCGCGCGTGGTGTTCCCGCCGCTGAACCAGAACGCTAACCCGCCATCGACGGCCAGCGTGTCGCCATCCAACAAGCCGATGGTGGGCAATGGCGCGATGCAGGGCGGCGATGAGCCTCGCAAGATCCGTACATTTGCCGTCAAGGGTGACCAGTCCGACGCCGGGGCCACACCGGCTGCGCGACAGGCGCCGGCCCGCATCGCCGCTCCGGCAGCGGTTCCTGCAGCCGCGCCCGCTGCGGCACCGCGCGCGACCAATGCCAACGCATCGGCCAATGCCCCGATGTCGCTGTCGCCGCAGGCCGCGCCTCCGGCTGCAGCCGCTCCTCCGGCGCCCTCACCACGTATGGCTTCGACCAACCCGACCCAGCAGGCGGCCCCGGTCGCCTCCGGCGGCGGCTATGTGGTCCAGGTATCGTCCCAGCGGTCGGAGGGCGATGCCCAGGCGTCGTTCCGCGCCCTGCAGACCAAGTTCCCCTCGGTACTGGGATCGCGAGCTCCGCTGATCAAGAAGGCCGACCTTGGCGACAAGGGGACCTATTATCGGGCCATGGTCGGACCGTTCAGTTCGCAGGACGAGGCCTCGCAGGTCTGCGGGAACCTGAAATCTGCCGGCGGACAGTGCGTCGTCCAAAGGAATTAA